AAATGTAAGTTGTGTCAttacttttttgtttttctaaagttataatttttttttgttttactcGAGTATTGCTTAAAAAGTGGTAAAACATGTGACCATCTTGTTCTTCAAGGGAATTTTCTCACAAAGGAAATATAAATGCAAACCTGTTAGATAGTGTAATATTGAACTTTTCAGGTACTTGTATTCTTCAGTGAGTCCATAGCCACTAGCTAAAGGAACCACAACGTTATCGATCATCCAACTCTGTCCAAGGGAAAACATCAATTTGGTTAGGGAATTATAGGACCAACCCAAAGTCATTGACACTGGAAGTCAACGCATGATCCATCCGTGAGACCGTGATGTTGTTACATTGTCATAGTGCAATAATCAGGAAGTTATCTTTCTCTTTGATCTCAAACACAAGCCAAACTTGCGTGTACTATAGATGGTCTGATATTTTACCTGCAATGACGTTGTGAAAAGTGATGAGCTCTTGTTAAAATCTAGAATAGATGCTCTTGATCCTGCAGTCCAGCGAAACCCAATCATGAAAATTTCTGCTGAACTGTATAAGCATGATCAACcagaaaaaaactttggaatcTGCACTAGACCTGGTTTTAGGACCCTAAATATCTCCCGCATTGCTTTGGGTTTGTCAACCACATTGCGTAACCCATAACCAACCGTAACAGCATCGAAGTAGCAGTCTGTGAAAGGCAAATCAAGTGCATCGCCTTCGATCCACCTGCAACCATAGAGGTCCAAAGCACGCATCTGTCAGCCACGCGCACGACCTGTCCACTTCATTAACAgcaatcacaaaactacatatcaCAGGTTGTTCTTAATCTACAAACTCTCACATTGAGGATGCTCACTTGATGTTCTTGTAGCAAGGCTTCCAGCGTTGATCCTGACGGCTAGCAGCCGTTTGCAGCTGCTGACTTGAGAAATCAACAGCCATCACCTGTAAAATATGAGAGCTTGGGCTAGAACATTcaagtcgatttttttttctttctgaaatCTAAAGCAGCCAAGCAAATCCAACACCAACCTGTCCATCCAAGCCAACCTTCTGAGACAGAAGGAATGCCAAATCCCCACTCCCGCAGCAGAGATCAAGAACACGATCCCCTCTCCTTGCCCTGACCACAATAATTCAACCTTTTCCATCAACCAATTGCAGAACAAGAGTATATGCATGCTGCCACTAGTGGCGTACCTGGACCAAGACACGCAGATGCGCTTCCATGTCCGGTGCTGTCCGAGGCTGAGCACGTCGTTCAGCTACAAGGAACACGGCACTGCGCCCGTCGTCAGTACGATGCTGCTGGTAGTATACATATCTCCAGTGGAATTCAAAATTTTgcgagaaggggaggaggagtgggAGGTAACGGACATGGTCGTAGACGGGGGCGATGCGGCTGAAGAGGGCCTGCCGCTCGTCGGCCGCGGAGGACGAGCCGCAGCTCACGGCGGCGaacccgcggcggcggcggcggcgagcggcgggggcgggcgcCGCGGGGCCCGCCGAAATCGCGGCGGCTAGGGTGGCCATGGGTGTCCGCCACGTCCCCAGTCAGGATAGGTATATCGTGACCGGTTTGGACTAAGTGTTTGACTAttttgcccccgccgccgccgcctcgccgcggaaGTGAAAGCGCTCTCgactctcgccgccgccgccgccgccgcgagccgcgTCGTGCGGGAACGCGAGGGTTTTTCCAGGGGGATGGATTTGGGGTCGTGCTACCTCGGCGGCAACGCCGACGCGGTGGAGTTCTGCCCGCACCGCCCCTTCCGccacgtcctcgccgccgccacctacaCGCTGCAGGAGCAGGGCGGGGAGCGGCAGGACCGCGCGGGCAGCGTGTCGCtcttcgccgtcgacgccggcgaggaggacgcgCCC
This window of the Oryza sativa Japonica Group chromosome 4, ASM3414082v1 genome carries:
- the LOC9270356 gene encoding 2-phytyl-1,4-beta-naphthoquinone methyltransferase, chloroplastic isoform X1; amino-acid sequence: MATLAAAISAGPAAPAPAARRRRRRGFAAVSCGSSSAADERQALFSRIAPVYDHLNDVLSLGQHRTWKRICVSWSRARRGDRVLDLCCGSGDLAFLLSQKVGLDGQVMAVDFSSQQLQTAASRQDQRWKPCYKNIKWIEGDALDLPFTDCYFDAVTVGYGLRNVVDKPKAMREIFRVLKPGSRASILDFNKSSSLFTTSLQSWMIDNVVVPLASGYGLTEEYKYLKSSILHYLTEKELEELAKEAGFSAAKHYELGGGLMGDLVATR
- the LOC9270356 gene encoding 2-phytyl-1,4-beta-naphthoquinone methyltransferase, chloroplastic isoform X2, yielding MAVDFSSQQLQTAASRQDQRWKPCYKNIKWIEGDALDLPFTDCYFDAVTVGYGLRNVVDKPKAMREIFRVLKPGSRASILDFNKSSSLFTTSLQSWMIDNVVVPLASGYGLTEEYKYLKSSILHYLTEKELEELAKEAGFSAAKHYELGGGLMGDLVATR